Sequence from the Hyalangium minutum genome:
GGAAGCTCATCGTCAGCCCGGTGTCGATGATGTCCTCGATCACCAGCAGGTGCTTGCCCGCCATCGGCTTGCTCACATCCGTGGTGATGCGCACCTCGCCTGTCGTCTCCGTCCCGCCCTGGTACGAGGACACCCCCAGGAACTCCATCTCCAGCGGCAGATCGATCGCCCGCGCCAGGTCCATCGCAAAGAACGTGGAGCCCTTCAGCACGCACACCAGCGTCAGATCACTGCCCTGGTAGTCCCGGGTGATCTCCGCGCCCAGCTCGCGCACTCGCGCCTGGACCTTCTTCTCATCCAGCAGCGTCCCGACTTCCTTCTCGTAGAAAGGCACGGCTCTCCCCTACACGTACGCGTTGTTCATGATCTCCCCGAAGCCGCCGCCTCCGGGAACGATGTACTGCCGGTCGTCCAGCCCCCGCTCCTTGTCCCAGTGCGTCCCGGGCTCCGTCCCGAACACCTCCGGCGGAGACAGCCCCCGGTCCAGCCGGAGCGCGTAGATCGTCACGTCCGGATGATCCGTCGTCATCTTCCGCAGGTACTCCGGCGTGACGATCAGGTTCAGCGTAATGATCCGCCGCGGCTTCCCGGGCACCTTCGTCTTGTAGAGCGAGATCGCCGTCGACAAGCTGCCACCCGTCGCCCCCATCGGATCCGGGAACAGGACGATCGCGTCATCCACGTCCCCGCCGATCTTCGCCCCGCCAATGTTCGAGCCCACCACCGTGTGCTCCGCATCGATCATCCGGCTCATGATGATGTGGTCCTGCCGCACCAGCGTCGGATCCACCGTCACGTTCAGCAAGTCGTACGTCACCTGCGAGGGCAGCGTGCCCGCCCGGGCGATGTTCACCGTCACCACACGCGTGTGCGCGTCGATCACCTCGCCCTGGAAGATGCCCTGCGGCGTCGAGTCCACCATCCGCGTGGGGATGGCCACCATCTTCCGCGGGAACTCCGCGTTGATGACCGTCTTCACCAGATCCGCGTAGAGCAGTTCCACCAGCCGGTTGATCTGCGGCTGCATCGTCCCCTTGGCGCACAGCGTGGCCAACTGGGACAAGAGAAAAGGATTTCCCACCAAGTGAACCTGCGGGCCATACCGGTGGGAGATCTCGTTCAGCCGGAATGGAACGTTGGCATAGAGCGTGTCGCGCATCGGACGCTTCCCTCTCCTGAGTCAGTCGAACAGCTTCAGCGCCTGCGGAGGCGTGGCCTCGGTGGGCTCCGCCACGTGGCACTTGCGGCAGCGCGCCTCGTAGGCCCCCGCCGCCCCCACCACCACCCGCTCCCCTCGGGACACCAGCCGCTGTGACCGGTTGGCCGGATTGCCACACACCACACAGATGGCCAGCTCCTTCGTCACGTACTCGGCCACCGCCAGAAGCTGCGGCATCGGCTCGAAGGGCCGCCCCTGGTAGTCCTGATCCAGCCCCGCGCAGATGACGCGCAGCCCCTTGTTGGCCAGCGCCTCGCACACCTGCACCACCTCGGGCCCGAAAAATTGGACCTCGTCGATACCCACCACCTGTGTGTCAGCCGACAGATGGTAAAAAATTTCTTCAGCCCGCTCGATGGGCGTCGACACCAGCTTGAGCTGCGAGTGGCTGACCACCTGGGTCTCGTCGTAGCGGTCATCCAGCTTCGGCTTGAAGACCTGGACGCGCTGCTTGCCGTACACGGCCCGCTTGATCCGGCGGATCAACTCCTCCGTCTTGCCGGAGAACATCGAGCCGCAGATGACCTCTATCCACCCGATATCTTTGGGGAATTGGTGCACGAGACGTTCAGGATCCAGGAGGGGCCGAGGGCGCGCGGATACTCTTTCAGCGCCCCCACGGAGTCAATGATCCCGTGAAACACCGAGCGCCCGACCCCGGCCACCAGGGGCTCCGCGCACGCCGCCGTGCCTCCCCCTACCTGGAAGGTCCCCAGCGTTGGCGCGCGTCTTGAAAGGCACCTACTCGCAGGATTCTCAACGGGGAGGCGCGGGTGGCGGCGACAGCACAACAGCAAGAGCGCGATTTCTGGGCGGCACTGCGGTCTTTCTACCTCTCACCGGCATCCGTGGCCCTGCTGGTGCTCAATCTCCTGGACGGGCTCTTCACCCTGACCTTTCTACAGTTGGAGGTCGCCGAGGAGCTCAACCCGCTGATGCGCCTGGCGTACGAGCACTCTCCGCTGCTCTTCATGTTCGCCAAGCTGGTCATCGTGAACGCGGGCCTGGCGCTCTTGTGCCTCCACCGGGGCATGACGGCCAGCCGCATGGCCATTCGGGCAGGAGCCCTCATCTACGCGGTCATCAACGTTTACCACCTCGCGTTCCTGGCCCACCTCCTACACCGCTGGCCCCACTTGGGATGACAGCCGCACAACGTACTGAGTAGCGAAGGACTTGCATTTTTGGGTCATTCCGTCCCAGGCTTCCCGCCAACACCGCTCTTTCGGGTTGCTGGTGGGGGGCCAACATGAACATCACCGACGTCAGGGTGTTTCCGGTCGAAGAGGACAAGCTCAAAGCCTACGTGACCATCACCCTGGATCACTGCTTCGTCATCCGTGACCTCAAGGTCATCCACGGCGCCTCCGGGCTCTTCATCGCGATGCCCGCGAAGAAGCGCAAGGACGGCACGTACAAGGACATCGCCCACCCGCTGAACGCGGACACGCGCAGCGAGATGGAGCGCATCATCTTGTCGGAGTACGAACGACAGACACACAACGGTCACGCCGCTCAGAACCTGATGGCGGCGGCCGAAGCCGACTAAGGCGCTTCCCTTGCGGGCGCGGGCAGGTTAGTAGCGCGCCCCATGCAGCCCTCGCGCGACTTCAAGGTGTTCTCCGGCAGTTCCAATCCGGGGCTGGCCCAGCGGATCTGCGAGTACCTCAAGCGGCCCCTGGGCAAGGCGACGGTCGATCGCTTCTCCGACGGGGAGATCCACGTCGAGATCGGCGAGAACGTCCGCGGCAATGACGTCTTCATCATCCAGTCCACGTGCCCGCCGGCCAATGATCACCTGATGGAGCTGCTGATCATGTGCGACGCCCTGAAGCGGGCGAGCGCGGGTTCCATCAACGCCGTCATCCCGTACTACGGCTACGCCCGGCAGGACCGGAAGGTGGCGCCGCGCACGCCCATCACCGCCAAGCTGATCGCGGACATGCTGGAGACGGCGGGCGTCAACCGGGTGGTGTCCATGGACATGCACGCCGGGCAGATCCAGGGCTTCTTCAACATCCCCTCGGACCACCTGTATGGCTCGCCGGTGTTCATCGAGGACCTGCGCAAGCGCTTCCCGGACCCGCAGGAGATGGTGCTGGTGTCGCCGGACGCGGGCGGCGTGGAGCGCGCCCGGGCCTACTCCAAGAGGCTGAACACGGGCCTGGCCATCATCGACAAGCGGCGCCCGCGCCCCAACGCCTCCGAGGTGATGAACCTCATCGGCGACGTGAATGGCAAGGACGCGGTGCTGCTGGACGACATGGTGGACACCGCGGGCACGCTGGCGCAGGCGGCCTCCGCGCTGAAGGACAAGGGCGCGCGCCGGGTGGTGGCGTACGCGGTGCACCCCATCCTCTCCGGGCCGGCGATCCAGCGCATCACCGACTCCGTGCTGGAGGAGGTGGTGGTCACGGACACGGTGCCCCTGGCACCCAACGCCCAGGCGTGCCCGAAGATCCGCGTGCTCACCACCGAGCGGCTCTTCGGCGAGGCCATCGCCCGCATCCACCGGGCCGATTCGCTGAGCTCGCTGTTCGTGTAAGTCCGCCCAGGCGTGCGCTGGGTTGGCGGGCGGCTTGACTCCAGGCCCGCTGGCTGGCATGTGCCACCTCCACTCCACCGTCTCCCCTCAAAGGAGGCGCCGTCATCGGGGCTCGCCATCGGGGCGGGATGCCGAGAGCGCCAGGGGCCCGGTGGACACCCGTAGTCCCAGAAGAGGCATTTCCATGTCCGTCGATAAGAGCACTCTCGAGGCGAAGGGCCGTCAGGGCGCTGGCAAGGGCGCTGCCCGCAAGCTGCGCAGCCAGGGCCTGGTGCCCGCCGTCGTCTATGGCAAGCACCTGCAGGCGCCGGTCCACGTCGCGGTGGATCCGAAGTCCATCCGCCAGTCCATCAACACCCCGCACAAGCTCAACACCCTCATCACCCTGAAGCTGGACGGCGCCTCGCACCAGGTGCTGCTGAAGGACTACCAGCAGGATCCCGTCACCCGTGAGATCCTCCACGCGGACTTCATCGCCGTGACGGAGAAGGAGCAGGTGAAGGTGAACGTGCCGCTGGTGCTCACCGGCAAGGCGCTGGGCGTGGCGGACGGAGGTCTGCTCACCCAGGCTCGCCGCCAGCTCGAGGTCTGGGCGCTGCCTGCCGCCATCCCGGAGAAGATCGAGGTGGACGTCACCCCCCTCAAGATCGCCCAGGCGCTCCACATCAACGACATCAAGCTCCCCGAGGGCGTGTCGGTGAAGACGAACGTCAACTACACCCTGGCCGTGGTCTCCGCGCCTGAGCGCGAGGAGGTTCCGGCGGCGGCGGCGGCGGCGGCTCCGGCGGCGGGTGCTGCGGCGGCTCCGGCGGCGGCCAAGGCGGGCGATGCCAAGGCGGGCGATGCCAAGGCGGGCGATGCCAAGGCGGCGGGCGGCGCGGCCAAGGCCCCGGCGAAGAAGTAAGCTCGGAGCTGTTGTCTCGAAGCGGGGCTGGCCTCTCGGGGCCGGCCCCGTTTGCTTTAGGAGCCTGCCATGAAGCTCATCTGCGGGTTGGGCAATCCCGGGCGCGAGTACGAGCGCAACCGGCACAACATCGGGTTCATGGTGGTGGAGGCGCTGCTGTCACGCGCCCGGGCGGAGCTGAACCAGGAGAAGTTCCAGGCCAAGGTGGGCCAGGGCTCCCTGGGCAGCGAGCGCATCCTCTTCCTGGAGCCACAGACGTACATGAACTTGTCGGGGCGCTCGCTGGCGGAGGCCGCGCGCTTCTACAAGGTGGCGGTGGAGGACATCCTCGTCATCCACGACGAGCTGGATCTGCCCTTCGGCCGGCTGCAGCTGAAGGCGGGCGGCGGCACGGGCGGGCACAACGGGCTGAAGAGCTCCGTGCAGAGCCTGGGGGCGGACAGCTTCATCCGCCTGCGCTTCGGCATTGGCAAGCCGGAGGGCCCCAACGCCAAGGAGCGGGTCGCCGACTACGTGCTCTCCAACTTCGACGATGGGGAGCGGCGCCAGCTGGAGGAGTTCATCGGCAAGGCCTCGGACATGGCGGAGACGTGGGCCCGCGAGGGGCTCTCCACCGCCATGAACCGCTTCAACCGCAAAGCCTGAGCCCGCCTGCCTGCTCCAAGAGTGGGGCTCCAGAGCCACCCTCGCCTTGACTTGGGGGGAGCCCCCCCCTAAAAGGCCCTTCCCCACCCACCTCCCGTGGGTGGGGATGTTCTTTTCCAGCTTCCCGTGTTGGTTCGCACGGGACGAAGCGCGAAGGCGACGGCGCGCGGTTTCCCGTCCCCGGTGGACGGCCTTCTGGGCCGGACGTCCGTTTCCCCGCTCTCCGGATTGGCCGGAGGGCACTCGACCCCATGGGGAGAGAAAACAATGGCTGAGACACAGGCCGCTAAGCGGCTTCGTGAGTACGAGACCATCTTCCTGGTCAAGCCCGACCTGACCGACGACAACGTGGACCGCATCAAGGAGCGCGTCCGCGGCATCGTCAGCCGGGAGGGTGGCAAGGTCATCCGCTTCACGGTGTGGGGCAAGAAGAAGACGCTCTACCCCATCGCGAAGCAGCCCCGCGCCATCTACGTGCACACCCACTACCTGGGCAGCTCCTCCCTGGTGGCCGAGGTGGAGCGCAACCTGCGCATCCTCGACGAAGTCACCCGCTACCTGTCCGTGAAGATCGCGGACGAGATCGACCCCGAGTCCCGTCCGGTGCTCGAGGACGTGAAGATGGCGGGCGACGTGGATGACAACGCGCGTCCGGGCGCTGCCGAGCGCGACACGGGCTTCCGTGGCGTCGAGGGTGGCGACGAGGTTGGCGACGCCGAGGAGGAGGCCTCCGAGGAGGCCTAACGGCCCCCCGGTCCTTCACGAACCCTTTCGAGTTCGAGAACGAGAACGCTCATGAACGGTACGGATAACAAGACGGCTTCCTCGGCGCCCTCGCGCGCTGGTGGTGGTGGCGGCGGTGGCCGCAGCTTCGGCGGTGGCGGTGGTGGCTTCGGCGGCGGTGATCGCGGCGATCGCGGTGATCGTGGCGGCCGTGACGGTGGCCGCGACGGTGGCCGCGATGATCGCGGCGGCGGCATGGATGACGACAAGCGCGGTGGCCGCGGCTTCGGCCGCAAGAAGGTGTGCCGCTTCTGCGCCGAGAAGAACGCCAAGGTGGACTTCAAGGATCAGGCGACCCTGAAGTACTTCGTCACGGAGCGCGGCAAGATCATTCCCCGCCGCATCTCCGGCAACTGCGCGAAGCACCAGCGTGAGGTGGCGGTGGCCATCAAGCGCGCTCGGGGCCTGGCGCTCCTCCCCTACAACGCGATGGTGGGCTAGCCGCCCCGCCTGGGATTTCGGAGAACGCACATGAAGGTCATTCTTCGTGAAGACATCGACGGCCTCGGCAAGTCCGGGGAGCTCGTCACCGTCAAGGACGGCTTCGGGCGCAACTTCCTGCTGCCGCGCAAGAAGGCGGTGCTGGCCAGCGAGCAGAACCTGCGCCAGCTCGAGCACGAGAAGGCGGTCATCACCGCGCGCAACGCCAAGCTGAAGGGCGCTGCCGAGGAGACGGCCAAGAAGCTCGGCTCGCTCAAGGTCACCCTGAAGCGCAAGGTGGGCGAGCAGGACAAGCTGTTCGGCTCCGTCACGGCGCTGGACATCGCCGAGGCCCTGGCCTCTCAGGGCCAGCAGGTGGATCGCCGCGGCCTGCACCTCGCCGAGCCCATCAAGACGGTGGGCACGCACGAGGTGGAGCTGCGCCTGCACCGTGAGGTTTCGGCCAAGATCAAGGTCGAGGTCGTCGCCGAGTAACGCCTTCCCGCAAGGGAACGCCAGGCCGCCCGGGTCTCTCCCGGGCGGCCTTTTTTTACGCCTTGTGCGGGCCCACAGGGGGGCCTTTTCACCCCTGCCCGCGCTGCTTGTAAAATGAAGAGGGAAAGCCATGTCCAACGTGCTCGATGGTCGTGAAGGGCGGAAGGTCCTCGAGGATCTTGCCGCGGAGCGCGCGGTGCTCGGCGCCGTGCTGGCGGACAACACCCTCCTGACGAACGTGGCGGAGGTGGTCCACTCGGACGACTTCTCCAGTCCGCAGCATGGGGCCATCTTCGCCGCGATGCTGAAGCTCGACGGCTCGCAGCGTCCGGTGGACCACCTGACGCTCTCCGAGGAGCTGAAGGTGCTGGGGCAGCTGGCCGCGGTGGGCGGCCCGGCGTATCTGATGTCCCTGGACCAGGGCGTGCCGCTGACGCACAACGCGGTCCAGTACGCCACGATCGTCCGCGATCAGGCGTTGCGGCGCCGGCTGGCCAGCGTGGGGCGCGAGATCCTGGACATGGCCAGCCAGGACTCGGGCGATGTCGAGGTCATGCTCGACGAGTCCGAGCGCAAGCTCTTCAACCTCGCCGAGAAGCGGCGCGAGGGAGACCTCCGGGCCGTCAGCGAGCTGATGGAGCAGACGCTGGATCTGCTCGACAAGATGAAGGCCTCGTCGTCGGGCGTGACGGGCCTGTCCACTGGCTACGTGGACCTGGACATGCAGCTGACGGGTCTGCACGCCGGTGAGCTCATCATCCTCGCGGCGCGTCCTGGCATCGGCAAGACGTCGTTCGCGATGAACATCGCCACGCACGCGGCGCTGGAGGACGAGCCCAAGGCCGTTGCCATCTTCAGCCTGGAAATGCCCGCCGACCAGCTGCTGATGCGTCTGCTGGCCTCCAGTGCCCGCGTGGACATGAAGAAGCTGCGCGGCGGCCGGCTCACGCAGAATGACGAGGAAAAGTTCCAGGAGATGGCCGGCAAGCTCTACAACGCGCCCATCTACATCGACGACTCGGGCGGCCTGTCGCCGTTCGACCTGCGCGCGAAGGCGCGTCGCCTCAAGCAGAAGGACCCTCGGCTGTCGCTGATCGTGATCGACTACCTCCAGCTGATGCACCAGAAGGGCAAGGTGGAGAGCCGCCAGCTCGAGGTGTCGGAGATCTCCCGCTCGCTCAAGCAGCTTGCCAAGGAGCTGGAGGTGCCGATCATCGCGCTCAGCCAGCTCAACCGTAAGGTGGAAGAGCGCAAGGGCGGCAAGCCGATGCTCAGCGACCTCCGCGAGTCGGGCTCCATCGAGCAGGACGCCGACGTGGTGATGTTCATCCACCGAGAGGACCAGGACGAGGGCTCACCTGACGGCGATGAGGCCGCGAAGTCCCGCACGGCCATCCCCGTGGAGCTGATCGTCGCCAAGCAGCGTAACGGCCCGATAGGCTCGGTCGATCTCGTCTTCCTGGCGGAGTTCACACGCTTCGAGAGCCGCGCCCGAGGAGAGTTCCAGTAGTCCGCACTCGGGAACAAAGTGGGTAGCGGGCTTCCGCCCTGGCTTGTTACCAGAGGAGCGCCGGCCACGACCGCCGGTGAACCTCTCTCTCACCCAGGAAGGAAACCTGTGGCTCCTCACGCTGGCACGATTTCCGGCAGCTATCTCACCACCCAGGACGGCACTCAGATCTATTTCAAGGACTGGGGCCCGAAGGATGGCCAGCCCATCGTCTTCTCTCACGGCTGGCCACTCAGCTCGGACGCCTGGGAGGACCAGATGCTGTTCTTGTCGGAACAGGGCTACCGCACCATCGCACATGACCGCCGGGGCCATGGCCGCTCGTCCCAGCCGTGGGATGGCCACACCATGGACACCTATGCCGATGATCTCGCCCAGCTCACCGCGGCGCTGAATCTCAAGAAGGCCGTCCATGTCGGGCACTCAACTGGCGGCGGCGAAGTCGCTCGGTACATCGGCCGTCATGGCACCTCGCGCATCGCCAAGGCCGTGCTGGTCGGCGCCGTGCCGCCGATCATGCTCAAGACCGACTGGCACCCGAACGGCCTGCCCATGGAGGTCTTCGATGGAATCCGCTCGGGCGTGCGCAATGACCGCTCCTCTTTCTTCA
This genomic interval carries:
- the hpt gene encoding hypoxanthine phosphoribosyltransferase; this encodes MPFYEKEVGTLLDEKKVQARVRELGAEITRDYQGSDLTLVCVLKGSTFFAMDLARAIDLPLEMEFLGVSSYQGGTETTGEVRITTDVSKPMAGKHLLVIEDIIDTGLTMSFLLESLRARHPASLKVASLLEKPSRARTKIQIDYKGFVIDDVFVVGYGLDYGEKYRNLPFIGVMKGK
- a CDS encoding uracil phosphoribosyltransferase translates to MRDTLYANVPFRLNEISHRYGPQVHLVGNPFLLSQLATLCAKGTMQPQINRLVELLYADLVKTVINAEFPRKMVAIPTRMVDSTPQGIFQGEVIDAHTRVVTVNIARAGTLPSQVTYDLLNVTVDPTLVRQDHIIMSRMIDAEHTVVGSNIGGAKIGGDVDDAIVLFPDPMGATGGSLSTAISLYKTKVPGKPRRIITLNLIVTPEYLRKMTTDHPDVTIYALRLDRGLSPPEVFGTEPGTHWDKERGLDDRQYIVPGGGGFGEIMNNAYV
- a CDS encoding thymidine kinase; this encodes MHQFPKDIGWIEVICGSMFSGKTEELIRRIKRAVYGKQRVQVFKPKLDDRYDETQVVSHSQLKLVSTPIERAEEIFYHLSADTQVVGIDEVQFFGPEVVQVCEALANKGLRVICAGLDQDYQGRPFEPMPQLLAVAEYVTKELAICVVCGNPANRSQRLVSRGERVVVGAAGAYEARCRKCHVAEPTEATPPQALKLFD
- a CDS encoding DUF5658 family protein produces the protein MAATAQQQERDFWAALRSFYLSPASVALLVLNLLDGLFTLTFLQLEVAEELNPLMRLAYEHSPLLFMFAKLVIVNAGLALLCLHRGMTASRMAIRAGALIYAVINVYHLAFLAHLLHRWPHLG
- the spoVG gene encoding septation regulator SpoVG, which codes for MNITDVRVFPVEEDKLKAYVTITLDHCFVIRDLKVIHGASGLFIAMPAKKRKDGTYKDIAHPLNADTRSEMERIILSEYERQTHNGHAAQNLMAAAEAD
- a CDS encoding ribose-phosphate pyrophosphokinase → MQPSRDFKVFSGSSNPGLAQRICEYLKRPLGKATVDRFSDGEIHVEIGENVRGNDVFIIQSTCPPANDHLMELLIMCDALKRASAGSINAVIPYYGYARQDRKVAPRTPITAKLIADMLETAGVNRVVSMDMHAGQIQGFFNIPSDHLYGSPVFIEDLRKRFPDPQEMVLVSPDAGGVERARAYSKRLNTGLAIIDKRRPRPNASEVMNLIGDVNGKDAVLLDDMVDTAGTLAQAASALKDKGARRVVAYAVHPILSGPAIQRITDSVLEEVVVTDTVPLAPNAQACPKIRVLTTERLFGEAIARIHRADSLSSLFV
- a CDS encoding 50S ribosomal protein L25/general stress protein Ctc, whose product is MSVDKSTLEAKGRQGAGKGAARKLRSQGLVPAVVYGKHLQAPVHVAVDPKSIRQSINTPHKLNTLITLKLDGASHQVLLKDYQQDPVTREILHADFIAVTEKEQVKVNVPLVLTGKALGVADGGLLTQARRQLEVWALPAAIPEKIEVDVTPLKIAQALHINDIKLPEGVSVKTNVNYTLAVVSAPEREEVPAAAAAAAPAAGAAAAPAAAKAGDAKAGDAKAGDAKAAGGAAKAPAKK
- the pth gene encoding aminoacyl-tRNA hydrolase — encoded protein: MKLICGLGNPGREYERNRHNIGFMVVEALLSRARAELNQEKFQAKVGQGSLGSERILFLEPQTYMNLSGRSLAEAARFYKVAVEDILVIHDELDLPFGRLQLKAGGGTGGHNGLKSSVQSLGADSFIRLRFGIGKPEGPNAKERVADYVLSNFDDGERRQLEEFIGKASDMAETWAREGLSTAMNRFNRKA
- the rpsF gene encoding 30S ribosomal protein S6, with protein sequence MAETQAAKRLREYETIFLVKPDLTDDNVDRIKERVRGIVSREGGKVIRFTVWGKKKTLYPIAKQPRAIYVHTHYLGSSSLVAEVERNLRILDEVTRYLSVKIADEIDPESRPVLEDVKMAGDVDDNARPGAAERDTGFRGVEGGDEVGDAEEEASEEA
- the rpsR gene encoding 30S ribosomal protein S18 — encoded protein: MNGTDNKTASSAPSRAGGGGGGGRSFGGGGGGFGGGDRGDRGDRGGRDGGRDGGRDDRGGGMDDDKRGGRGFGRKKVCRFCAEKNAKVDFKDQATLKYFVTERGKIIPRRISGNCAKHQREVAVAIKRARGLALLPYNAMVG
- the rplI gene encoding 50S ribosomal protein L9 — encoded protein: MKVILREDIDGLGKSGELVTVKDGFGRNFLLPRKKAVLASEQNLRQLEHEKAVITARNAKLKGAAEETAKKLGSLKVTLKRKVGEQDKLFGSVTALDIAEALASQGQQVDRRGLHLAEPIKTVGTHEVELRLHREVSAKIKVEVVAE
- the dnaB gene encoding replicative DNA helicase; the encoded protein is MSNVLDGREGRKVLEDLAAERAVLGAVLADNTLLTNVAEVVHSDDFSSPQHGAIFAAMLKLDGSQRPVDHLTLSEELKVLGQLAAVGGPAYLMSLDQGVPLTHNAVQYATIVRDQALRRRLASVGREILDMASQDSGDVEVMLDESERKLFNLAEKRREGDLRAVSELMEQTLDLLDKMKASSSGVTGLSTGYVDLDMQLTGLHAGELIILAARPGIGKTSFAMNIATHAALEDEPKAVAIFSLEMPADQLLMRLLASSARVDMKKLRGGRLTQNDEEKFQEMAGKLYNAPIYIDDSGGLSPFDLRAKARRLKQKDPRLSLIVIDYLQLMHQKGKVESRQLEVSEISRSLKQLAKELEVPIIALSQLNRKVEERKGGKPMLSDLRESGSIEQDADVVMFIHREDQDEGSPDGDEAAKSRTAIPVELIVAKQRNGPIGSVDLVFLAEFTRFESRARGEFQ
- a CDS encoding alpha/beta fold hydrolase, producing the protein MAPHAGTISGSYLTTQDGTQIYFKDWGPKDGQPIVFSHGWPLSSDAWEDQMLFLSEQGYRTIAHDRRGHGRSSQPWDGHTMDTYADDLAQLTAALNLKKAVHVGHSTGGGEVARYIGRHGTSRIAKAVLVGAVPPIMLKTDWHPNGLPMEVFDGIRSGVRNDRSSFFKELTTAFYGFNRPGVKVSEGLRESFWLQGMMGSLKAEYDCIKAFSETDFRADLAKFDVPTLVMHGDDDQIVPFDGSAKLTASLVKGAQSKTYAGFSHGMCSVNKDVINKDLLAFIKG